Proteins encoded within one genomic window of Streptomyces profundus:
- the ung gene encoding uracil-DNA glycosylase — MNGKLPDSWQTALGEQCDQPYFKELTAFVEEERAAGPVYPPGDEVFAALEATPFEDVKVLILGQDPYHGEGQGHGLCFSVRPGVRVPPSLRNIYKEMKEELGHPVPDNGYLLPWARQGVLLLNAVLTVRAGEPNSHKGKGWEKFTDAVIRAVSDRPDPAVFVLWGAYARKKLPLIDVDRHVVVQGAHPSPLSAKKFFGSRPFTQINEAVAAQGHTAIDWRVPDLAG; from the coding sequence GTGAATGGCAAGCTGCCCGACTCCTGGCAGACGGCGCTGGGCGAGCAATGTGACCAGCCCTACTTCAAGGAGCTGACCGCGTTCGTCGAGGAGGAACGGGCCGCTGGCCCCGTCTACCCCCCCGGCGACGAGGTGTTCGCGGCGCTGGAGGCCACTCCCTTCGAGGACGTCAAGGTGCTGATCCTCGGTCAGGATCCGTACCACGGCGAGGGCCAGGGCCATGGCCTGTGCTTCTCCGTGCGCCCCGGCGTGCGGGTGCCGCCCTCGCTGCGCAACATCTACAAGGAGATGAAGGAGGAGCTGGGCCATCCCGTCCCGGACAACGGCTATCTCCTGCCGTGGGCCCGGCAGGGCGTGCTCCTGCTGAACGCGGTGCTCACGGTGCGCGCCGGTGAGCCCAACTCGCACAAGGGCAAGGGCTGGGAGAAGTTCACCGACGCGGTGATCCGCGCCGTCTCCGACCGTCCCGATCCCGCGGTCTTCGTGCTCTGGGGCGCCTATGCCCGCAAGAAGCTGCCGCTGATCGACGTCGACCGGCATGTGGTGGTCCAGGGGGCGCACCCCTCGCCGCTGTCCGCCAAGAAGTTCTTCGGATCCCGCCCGTTCACCCAGATCAACGAGGCGGTCGCCGCCCAGGGGCACACCGCGATCGACTGGCGCGTCCCCGACCTGGCCGGCTGA
- a CDS encoding HipA family kinase — protein MLREVLATRYVTPLREGGSLPGIVEGDDLGTYVMKFTGAGQGPKSLVAEVICGGLARRLGLRVPELVRMTLDPVIGLAEPDQEVQELLKASAGLNLGMDYLPGSIGFDSLAYRVDPVEAGRVVWFDALVNNVDRSWRNPNLLVWHGDLWLIDHGAALIWHHNWPTAPASAARGFDASDHALAPFGPDLGAAAATLAPQVTAELLDAVLAEVPDAWLAAEPELPTPDAVRAAYREVLLARAATVADRVTLGPPRQHTRSNAPGWLTGRPAERDGAGR, from the coding sequence ATGCTCAGAGAAGTCCTGGCCACCCGCTATGTCACCCCCCTGCGGGAGGGGGGATCGCTGCCCGGCATCGTCGAGGGGGACGATCTGGGCACCTATGTGATGAAGTTCACCGGCGCGGGGCAGGGCCCCAAGTCATTGGTCGCCGAGGTGATCTGCGGGGGGCTCGCGCGGCGGCTCGGGCTGCGGGTGCCGGAGTTGGTGCGGATGACGTTGGATCCGGTGATCGGCCTCGCGGAGCCTGACCAGGAGGTGCAGGAGCTCCTCAAGGCCAGCGCCGGCCTCAACCTCGGCATGGACTACCTGCCGGGCTCGATCGGCTTCGACTCCCTGGCCTACCGGGTGGACCCGGTCGAGGCCGGTCGGGTCGTCTGGTTCGACGCCCTGGTCAACAACGTGGACCGCTCCTGGCGCAACCCCAACCTGCTGGTCTGGCACGGCGATCTGTGGCTGATCGACCACGGCGCCGCGCTCATCTGGCACCACAACTGGCCTACCGCCCCGGCCTCGGCGGCGCGCGGCTTCGACGCGTCCGACCACGCGCTGGCGCCCTTCGGCCCCGACCTCGGTGCCGCCGCTGCCACCCTGGCGCCCCAGGTCACCGCCGAGCTGCTGGACGCGGTACTGGCCGAGGTCCCCGACGCCTGGCTGGCCGCCGAACCCGAGCTGCCGACGCCCGACGCGGTGCGCGCCGCCTATCGCGAGGTGCTGCTGGCCCGCGCCGCCACCGTCGCCGACCGCGTCACCCTCGGGCCGCCCCGGCAGCACACGCGCTCCAACGCGCCGGGTTGGCTGACCGGCCGCCCCGCCGAGCGGGACGGGGCCGGCCGATGA
- a CDS encoding glycoside hydrolase family 64 protein — translation MFRLRRVLVAAVASAVVATGFTALGPAPEAEAVPDTIPLTITNDSGRDEPVYLYNLGTELSSGRLGYADADGTFHAWTGGGSPPVPAPDASIPGPANGETITIQMPKFSGRVYFAVGEKLHFALSEDGLVQPAVQNPDDPNRNIRFNWSEYTLNDDGLWMNSTQVDMFTAPYSVGVRESGGAVRTTGELKSGGYQAVFDGVREAGWGDLVHEGPDGEPLRVLSPGHGVGTGDVPADVLGDYIDRVWDHYASQTLTVTPFSHEPDTKYYGNVEGGVMNFRDGSGEVVTSFEKPDSDSVFGCYKLLDAPNDLVRGPLSRTLCAAFNRTTLLTNSEQPDQDNSGFYQDSVTNHYARVVHEAMVDGKAYAFAFDDVGAHESLVHDGDPTEAFMTFLPYD, via the coding sequence GTGTTCCGCTTGCGAAGAGTTCTGGTGGCCGCGGTCGCGAGCGCGGTCGTGGCGACGGGCTTCACCGCCCTGGGCCCCGCGCCCGAGGCGGAGGCCGTGCCCGACACCATTCCGCTCACCATCACCAACGACTCGGGGCGTGACGAGCCCGTCTACCTCTACAACCTGGGCACCGAGCTGAGCAGCGGCCGGCTGGGCTACGCCGACGCGGACGGCACGTTCCACGCCTGGACGGGCGGTGGAAGCCCGCCGGTCCCCGCGCCCGACGCGTCGATCCCGGGGCCGGCCAACGGCGAGACCATCACCATCCAGATGCCCAAGTTCTCCGGCCGGGTGTACTTCGCCGTGGGCGAGAAGCTGCACTTCGCCCTGAGCGAGGACGGACTGGTGCAGCCGGCGGTCCAGAACCCCGACGACCCCAACCGCAACATCCGCTTCAACTGGTCGGAGTACACGCTCAACGACGACGGCCTGTGGATGAACAGCACGCAGGTGGACATGTTCACCGCGCCGTACTCGGTGGGCGTGCGGGAGTCGGGCGGCGCGGTCAGGACCACGGGCGAGCTGAAGTCCGGCGGCTACCAGGCGGTCTTCGACGGCGTGCGCGAGGCCGGCTGGGGCGATCTGGTCCACGAGGGCCCGGACGGGGAGCCGTTGCGGGTGCTCTCCCCCGGGCATGGCGTGGGCACCGGCGATGTGCCGGCCGACGTCCTCGGTGACTACATCGACCGGGTGTGGGACCACTACGCGTCCCAGACGTTGACGGTCACGCCGTTCTCCCACGAACCCGACACCAAGTACTACGGGAACGTCGAGGGTGGCGTCATGAACTTCAGGGACGGTTCCGGCGAGGTCGTCACCAGCTTCGAGAAGCCGGACTCCGACAGCGTCTTCGGCTGCTACAAGCTGCTGGACGCGCCCAACGACCTGGTGCGCGGGCCGCTGTCCCGCACGCTGTGCGCCGCCTTCAACCGGACCACGCTGCTGACCAACTCCGAGCAGCCCGACCAGGACAACTCGGGCTTCTACCAGGACAGCGTGACCAACCACTACGCCCGCGTGGTCCACGAGGCGATGGTGGACGGCAAGGCGTACGCGTTCGCCTTCGACGACGTCGGCGCCCATGAGTCGCTGGTGCACGACGGCGACCCGACCGAGGCGTTCATGACGTTCCTGCCGTACGACTGA
- a CDS encoding DUF3037 domain-containing protein, with product MSGTSGERVVFEYAVLRVVPRVERGECVNAGVLLYCRPRSFLAARTHLAPERLRALDPRVDLDGVGAALRAVESLCDGGPEAGQGAADEVGRRFRWLIAPRSTVVQPGPVHSGLTADPEAELERLLTVLVR from the coding sequence ATGAGCGGGACGAGCGGCGAGCGAGTCGTCTTCGAGTACGCGGTGCTGCGGGTGGTGCCCCGGGTGGAGCGCGGCGAGTGCGTCAACGCGGGGGTCCTCCTCTACTGCCGCCCCCGCTCCTTCCTCGCGGCCCGCACCCACCTCGCTCCCGAGCGGCTGCGGGCGCTCGACCCCCGGGTGGACCTGGACGGGGTGGGGGCCGCCCTGCGCGCCGTCGAGAGCCTCTGCGACGGCGGGCCCGAGGCCGGGCAGGGAGCGGCCGACGAGGTGGGGAGGCGCTTCCGCTGGCTGATCGCGCCACGCAGCACCGTGGTGCAACCGGGGCCCGTGCACAGCGGGTTGACCGCCGATCCCGAGGCGGAGCTGGAGCGGTTGCTCACGGTGTTGGTGCGCTGA
- a CDS encoding DUF4442 domain-containing protein, with protein sequence MSIGEQLAATVPMARTLHLAFDHTDPERAVVRLPDQPEYHNHLGGPHAGAMFTLAESASGAIVLAAFGDQLSRAVPLAVRAEIAYRKLAKGEVTATATLGRPIADVVAELDAGQRPEFPVRVAITRADGDVTGEMTVVWTLRPHDA encoded by the coding sequence ATCTCCATCGGCGAGCAACTCGCCGCGACCGTCCCGATGGCGCGCACGCTCCACCTCGCCTTCGACCACACCGACCCGGAGCGCGCCGTGGTCCGGCTGCCGGACCAGCCGGAGTACCACAACCACCTGGGCGGGCCGCACGCCGGCGCCATGTTCACCCTGGCCGAGTCGGCCAGCGGGGCCATCGTGCTGGCGGCCTTCGGGGATCAGCTCTCCCGGGCGGTGCCGCTGGCGGTGCGGGCCGAGATCGCCTACCGCAAGCTGGCCAAGGGCGAGGTCACCGCCACGGCCACGCTGGGCCGGCCGATCGCCGATGTGGTCGCCGAGCTGGACGCGGGGCAGCGCCCCGAGTTCCCCGTGCGGGTGGCGATCACCCGCGCGGACGGCGATGTCACGGGCGAGATGACCGTGGTCTGGACGCTCAGGCCGCACGACGCGTAG
- the fabG gene encoding 3-oxoacyl-ACP reductase FabG codes for MSTTEQRVALVTGAARGIGAATAERLAADGHRVAVLDLTEEAGQPAVAAIEAAGGSALAIGCDVSDTDAVTAAVSQVAERLGPPGILVNNAGVLRDNLLFKMSEADWDTVLSVHLRGAFLMSRACQQHMVEAGFGRIVNLSSSSALGNRGQANYAAAKAGLQGFTKTLAIELGKFGITANAVAPGFVATEMTAQTARRVGMSFDDFQRAAAEQIPVRRVGQPADIANAVAFFASEAAGYVSGQVLYVAGGPLD; via the coding sequence ATGTCCACCACCGAGCAGCGCGTCGCGCTGGTGACCGGCGCGGCCCGAGGCATCGGGGCCGCCACCGCCGAGCGGCTGGCCGCCGACGGCCATCGGGTCGCCGTGCTGGATCTGACCGAGGAGGCCGGGCAGCCCGCCGTGGCCGCCATCGAGGCGGCGGGCGGCAGCGCCCTCGCCATCGGCTGCGACGTCTCGGACACGGACGCGGTGACCGCGGCCGTGTCCCAGGTCGCCGAGCGCCTGGGCCCGCCCGGGATCCTGGTGAACAACGCCGGGGTGCTCCGCGACAACCTGCTCTTCAAGATGAGCGAGGCCGACTGGGACACGGTCCTGAGCGTGCATCTGCGCGGCGCCTTCCTGATGTCCCGGGCCTGTCAACAACACATGGTGGAGGCCGGCTTCGGCCGGATCGTCAACCTCTCCTCAAGCTCCGCGCTCGGCAATCGGGGCCAGGCCAACTACGCGGCGGCCAAGGCGGGGTTGCAGGGCTTCACCAAGACGCTCGCCATCGAGCTGGGGAAGTTCGGCATCACGGCCAACGCGGTGGCGCCCGGCTTTGTCGCCACGGAGATGACGGCGCAGACGGCGCGGCGCGTCGGCATGTCCTTCGACGACTTCCAGCGGGCCGCCGCCGAGCAGATCCCGGTCCGCCGGGTCGGGCAGCCGGCGGACATCGCGAACGCCGTGGCCTTCTTCGCCAGCGAGGCCGCCGGCTATGTCTCGGGCCAGGTGCTCTATGTGGCGGGTGGTCCCCTTGACTGA
- a CDS encoding Gfo/Idh/MocA family protein, which yields MKVGVIGLGDIAHKAYLPVLSTRPGISLHLHTRRRATLAEAGTTYRLPAEALHEELTSLLAVGLDAAFVHAPTAVHPEIVTRLLTAGVATYVDKPLAYELSEARRLVDLADTLGVSLAVGFNRRHAPAYVQCLEGPRDLIVLQKHRRGLPEDPRRMVFDDFIHVVDTLRFLAPAPVDQVHLSARVREGLLHHVVLHLAGEGFSALGTMNHLSGSAEEILEVSGQDTKREVRNLAEIIDHKGQPSVRRRGDWVPVARQRGMEQAVAAFLDAVRTGHTLDGQDALRTHELCERVVLHAQGRH from the coding sequence GTGAAGGTCGGCGTGATCGGGCTCGGGGACATCGCCCACAAGGCATACCTGCCGGTTCTCAGCACGCGCCCGGGAATCAGCCTCCACCTGCACACCCGGCGGCGGGCGACCCTGGCGGAGGCCGGCACCACCTACCGGCTGCCCGCCGAGGCGCTGCACGAGGAGTTGACATCGCTGCTGGCCGTCGGTCTGGACGCCGCGTTCGTCCACGCCCCGACCGCCGTCCACCCCGAGATCGTCACCCGGCTGCTCACCGCCGGCGTCGCCACCTATGTGGACAAGCCGCTGGCCTACGAGCTCTCCGAGGCGCGGCGGCTGGTGGATCTGGCCGACACCCTCGGGGTGTCCCTGGCCGTCGGCTTCAACCGCCGCCACGCCCCGGCCTACGTCCAGTGCCTGGAGGGCCCCCGCGATCTGATCGTCTTGCAGAAGCACCGCAGAGGACTGCCCGAGGACCCCCGGCGGATGGTCTTCGACGACTTCATCCACGTGGTGGACACCCTGCGCTTCCTCGCGCCGGCGCCCGTCGACCAGGTGCACCTCAGCGCCCGGGTGCGCGAGGGCCTGTTGCACCATGTCGTGCTGCATCTGGCGGGCGAAGGCTTCTCCGCCCTCGGCACCATGAACCACCTCTCCGGCTCGGCCGAGGAGATCCTGGAGGTCTCCGGGCAGGACACCAAGCGGGAGGTGCGCAACCTCGCCGAGATCATCGACCACAAGGGCCAGCCCAGCGTCCGCCGCCGGGGGGACTGGGTTCCGGTGGCCAGGCAGCGCGGCATGGAGCAGGCGGTGGCGGCGTTCCTGGACGCCGTGCGAACGGGCCACACCCTGGACGGCCAGGACGCGTTGCGCACCCATGAGCTGTGCGAGCGGGTGGTCCTCCACGCCCAGGGCCGGCACTGA
- a CDS encoding SDR family oxidoreductase, with amino-acid sequence MTEPARPEVAGPDAPVALVTGGSRGIGLGIARALTARGTRVCVTGRDRERLAEAVAELGPGAMGVAGKAHDPAHQAEAVERVVTAWGRLDHLVNNAGGNPVFGPLIEVEPASLAKVFEINVLSAFGFARHAWRAWQREHGGSVVNVSSIAGLGAAPFLGGYGVTKAALINLTEQLALELAPGVRVNAVAPAVVKTRFASALYEADEGAVAAGYPLKRLGVPEDVAGAVAFLTSDEASWITGQTLVLDGGLGLGAATG; translated from the coding sequence TTGACTGAGCCGGCGCGGCCCGAGGTGGCCGGCCCCGACGCCCCGGTGGCCCTGGTCACCGGCGGCAGCCGGGGGATAGGTCTGGGCATAGCCCGGGCGTTGACGGCCAGGGGGACGCGGGTCTGCGTCACCGGACGGGATCGGGAGCGGCTGGCCGAGGCCGTCGCCGAGCTGGGCCCGGGCGCGATGGGGGTGGCCGGCAAGGCGCACGATCCGGCGCACCAGGCCGAGGCGGTCGAGCGGGTGGTCACCGCCTGGGGCCGCCTCGACCACCTGGTCAACAACGCCGGCGGGAACCCCGTCTTCGGCCCGCTCATCGAGGTCGAACCGGCGTCCCTGGCCAAGGTCTTCGAGATCAACGTGCTCTCCGCCTTCGGCTTCGCCCGCCATGCCTGGCGCGCCTGGCAGCGGGAGCACGGCGGCAGCGTGGTCAACGTCTCCTCCATCGCGGGTCTTGGGGCCGCGCCGTTCCTCGGCGGCTACGGCGTCACCAAGGCGGCGCTGATCAACCTCACCGAGCAGCTCGCGCTGGAGCTGGCGCCCGGTGTCCGGGTGAACGCGGTCGCCCCCGCCGTGGTGAAGACACGGTTCGCCAGCGCGCTCTACGAGGCCGACGAGGGGGCCGTCGCCGCCGGCTACCCGCTGAAGCGGCTGGGCGTCCCCGAGGATGTCGCCGGCGCCGTCGCCTTCCTCACCTCGGACGAGGCGAGTTGGATCACCGGCCAGACCCTGGTGCTGGACGGCGGTCTCGGCCTCGGCGCCGCCACGGGCTGA
- a CDS encoding spermidine synthase — translation MDEPTPVLRAVDLGTARLLPDLDRAGAWLLTVDDAPQSYVDPADPTHLEFEYIRRLAYLADTVAAPGRPLDVLHLGGGGLTLPRYLAATRPGSRQRVIEADGRLAELVAERLPLPPGSGIEVVVADARDAVEGAPPGGCDLLIADVFGGSRVPARVTTLGHARAAARALRPGGVYAANLADAAPFAFLRSQLAAFAACFARLALIAEPAVLRGRRFGNVLLLASAEAPPPAGLARRLAADAFPARLTEGERLTRLIGDARPVPDGAPVPSPAPPADAFRVG, via the coding sequence ATGGACGAGCCGACGCCGGTGCTGCGCGCCGTGGATCTGGGCACCGCCCGGCTGCTGCCCGATCTGGACCGGGCGGGCGCCTGGCTGCTCACCGTGGACGACGCCCCGCAGTCCTATGTGGATCCGGCCGACCCCACCCATCTGGAGTTCGAGTACATCCGCCGGCTGGCGTATCTGGCGGACACGGTGGCCGCGCCCGGCCGGCCGCTCGACGTGCTGCATCTGGGCGGCGGCGGGCTCACGCTGCCGCGCTATCTGGCGGCCACCCGCCCCGGCTCCCGGCAGCGGGTGATCGAGGCGGACGGACGGCTCGCCGAACTGGTCGCCGAGCGGCTCCCGCTGCCGCCCGGCAGCGGGATCGAGGTGGTGGTCGCCGACGCCAGGGACGCCGTCGAGGGCGCCCCGCCGGGCGGCTGCGATCTGCTCATCGCCGATGTCTTCGGCGGCTCGCGGGTGCCGGCGCGGGTCACCACCCTGGGCCACGCGCGGGCCGCCGCCCGCGCGCTGCGCCCCGGCGGGGTCTACGCCGCGAACCTGGCGGACGCGGCGCCTTTCGCCTTTCTCCGCTCCCAACTCGCCGCCTTCGCGGCCTGCTTCGCGCGGTTGGCGCTGATCGCCGAGCCCGCCGTGCTGCGCGGGCGGCGGTTCGGCAACGTGCTGCTGCTCGCCTCGGCCGAGGCACCGCCCCCGGCGGGGTTGGCCAGGCGGCTGGCCGCCGACGCCTTCCCCGCCCGGCTGACCGAGGGCGAACGGCTGACCCGCCTGATCGGGGACGCCCGGCCGGTGCCGGACGGTGCGCCCGTCCCGTCCCCGGCGCCGCCGGCCGACGCCTTCCGGGTCGGTTAG
- the tuf gene encoding elongation factor Tu → MSKQPYTRTKPHLNIGTMGHVDHGKTTLTAAITKVLSDLGTGTFVPFDRIDRAPEEAARGITITLSHVEYQTATRHYAHVDMPGHADYVKNMITGAAQLDGAILVVSAVDGVMPQTAEHVLLARQVGVRHIVVALNKADAGDPELTDLVELEVRELLTAQGYAGDELPVVRVSGLGALNGERRWVDAVVELLDAVDRHVPVPERYLDAPFLLPVENTLTITGRGTVVTGAVERGVVRLGDRVAVLGADVETVVTGLETFGKPMSEGQAGDNVALLLRGVPRDAVRRGQVVAAPGSVTPGRRFAAEVYLLSSAEGGRRTAVTTGYRPQFYLRTADVVGDIELGEGQLALPVERVSMTVTLGQSVPLEAGLGFAVREGGRTVGAGTITSVLAD, encoded by the coding sequence ATGTCCAAGCAGCCCTACACCCGCACCAAGCCCCACCTCAACATCGGCACCATGGGGCATGTGGACCACGGGAAGACGACGTTGACCGCGGCCATCACCAAGGTGCTCAGCGACCTCGGCACCGGCACCTTCGTCCCGTTCGACCGCATCGACCGCGCGCCCGAGGAGGCGGCGCGGGGCATCACCATCACGCTCAGCCATGTGGAGTACCAGACCGCGACCCGGCACTACGCGCATGTCGACATGCCGGGGCACGCCGACTACGTCAAGAACATGATCACCGGCGCCGCGCAGTTGGACGGCGCGATCCTGGTGGTCTCGGCCGTGGACGGCGTGATGCCGCAGACCGCCGAACACGTGCTCCTGGCCCGTCAGGTGGGGGTCCGGCACATCGTGGTGGCGCTCAACAAGGCGGACGCCGGGGACCCCGAGCTGACCGACCTGGTCGAGCTTGAGGTGCGGGAGCTCCTCACCGCGCAGGGCTACGCCGGCGACGAGCTGCCCGTGGTCCGGGTCTCCGGGCTCGGCGCCCTGAACGGGGAGCGGCGCTGGGTCGACGCCGTGGTCGAACTGCTGGACGCCGTCGACCGGCACGTCCCGGTGCCCGAGCGGTACCTGGACGCGCCGTTCCTGCTGCCGGTGGAGAACACCCTGACCATCACCGGACGCGGCACCGTGGTCACGGGCGCCGTGGAACGGGGCGTCGTCCGGCTCGGGGACCGGGTGGCGGTGCTGGGCGCCGACGTCGAGACGGTGGTCACCGGCCTGGAGACCTTCGGCAAGCCGATGTCCGAGGGGCAGGCCGGCGACAACGTGGCGCTGCTGCTGCGCGGCGTGCCCAGGGACGCGGTGCGCCGTGGACAGGTGGTCGCCGCGCCCGGCAGCGTCACGCCCGGCCGGCGCTTCGCCGCCGAGGTCTATCTGCTCTCCTCGGCCGAGGGCGGGCGCCGCACCGCGGTCACCACCGGGTACCGGCCGCAGTTCTATCTGCGCACGGCCGACGTGGTGGGCGACATCGAGCTGGGCGAGGGCCAGTTGGCGCTGCCGGTGGAGCGGGTCTCGATGACCGTCACCCTCGGGCAGTCGGTGCCGCTGGAGGCCGGGCTCGGCTTCGCCGTCAGGGAGGGCGGCCGAACGGTCGGCGCCGGCACCATCACCTCGGTGCTCGCCGACTGA
- a CDS encoding undecaprenyl-diphosphate phosphatase — protein sequence MSWFESIVLGLVQGLTEFLPISSSAHLRLAAVAGGWEDPGAAFTAVCQIGTELAVLIYFRKDIARVLRAWSRSLTDRSLRSDPDARMGWLVIIGSIPIGVLGLTLQDAIEGPFRDLRLIAVNLIVLGIILGVADRMAARDNGGGRHRAVRVRKDLGQLTVRDGLLFGFAQAMALVPGVSRSGATITGGLFLGYSREAAARYSFLLAIPAVLASGGYELTEIGGEDTHVSWGPTILATVIAFLVGYAIIAWFMRWITTRSFMPFVWYRIGVGVVLLLLIWFGVVEPNAGEDFGTPAEVTTEG from the coding sequence ATGTCTTGGTTCGAATCGATCGTTCTCGGGCTGGTCCAGGGGCTGACGGAGTTTCTGCCCATCTCCTCCAGCGCCCATCTGCGGTTGGCCGCCGTGGCCGGTGGTTGGGAGGATCCCGGGGCCGCCTTCACCGCCGTGTGCCAGATCGGCACCGAACTGGCCGTGCTGATCTACTTCCGCAAGGACATCGCCCGGGTGCTCAGGGCCTGGTCCCGATCGTTGACGGACCGGTCCCTGCGCTCCGACCCGGACGCCAGAATGGGCTGGCTGGTGATCATCGGCTCCATCCCCATCGGCGTGCTCGGGCTGACGTTGCAGGACGCCATCGAGGGCCCGTTCCGCGATCTGCGGCTGATCGCGGTCAACCTGATCGTGCTGGGGATCATCCTCGGGGTGGCGGACCGGATGGCGGCCAGGGACAACGGCGGCGGCCGGCACCGGGCGGTGCGGGTGCGCAAGGACCTGGGCCAACTCACCGTCAGGGACGGTCTGCTGTTCGGTTTCGCCCAGGCCATGGCGCTGGTGCCCGGGGTCTCGCGCTCCGGCGCCACCATCACCGGCGGGCTGTTCCTCGGCTACAGCAGGGAGGCCGCGGCCCGCTACTCGTTCCTGCTGGCCATCCCCGCGGTGCTGGCGTCCGGCGGCTACGAGCTGACGGAGATCGGCGGCGAGGACACCCATGTCTCCTGGGGCCCGACGATCCTGGCGACGGTGATCGCGTTCCTCGTGGGCTACGCGATCATCGCCTGGTTCATGCGCTGGATCACCACCCGCAGCTTCATGCCGTTCGTCTGGTACCGGATCGGTGTGGGCGTGGTGTTGCTGCTGCTGATCTGGTTCGGGGTGGTCGAACCGAACGCGGGCGAGGACTTCGGCACGCCGGCCGAGGTGACCACCGAGGGCTGA
- a CDS encoding SRPBCC domain-containing protein gives MDAPHRAPGDTERSPGDATGPEAPSAPRGTFVLTRDFSAPRADVFRAFAEPGLRARWFRLPGRTATAEHRLDFRVGGEAVARNVFSSGGVEEHLENQSRFLDLVPDERFVFAYTALVNGVRRWVSLVTVELADEAGGSRLSWTEHYSYLVTTGDGSRDVAHLRGGTALLLNGLSAVVEPDRHRGPRPIATPPPPA, from the coding sequence ATGGACGCACCCCACCGTGCTCCGGGGGACACGGAGCGTTCCCCTGGCGACGCCACCGGGCCCGAGGCGCCGTCCGCCCCGCGTGGCACCTTCGTGCTGACCCGCGACTTCTCGGCCCCGAGGGCCGACGTCTTCCGCGCTTTCGCCGAACCCGGCCTGCGCGCCCGCTGGTTCCGGCTGCCCGGCCGGACGGCGACCGCCGAGCACCGGCTGGACTTCCGGGTCGGCGGGGAGGCGGTCGCCCGCAACGTGTTCAGCTCCGGTGGCGTCGAGGAACACCTGGAGAACCAGTCCCGGTTCCTGGACCTCGTGCCCGACGAACGCTTCGTGTTCGCCTACACGGCGCTGGTCAACGGGGTGCGCCGCTGGGTCTCCCTGGTCACCGTCGAACTGGCCGACGAGGCCGGCGGCTCCCGCCTCTCCTGGACCGAGCACTACTCCTACCTGGTGACGACGGGGGACGGTTCCCGGGATGTCGCCCATCTGCGGGGCGGCACCGCGCTGCTCCTCAACGGCCTGTCCGCCGTGGTCGAACCGGACCGCCACCGCGGGCCGCGGCCGATCGCGACCCCACCGCCACCGGCCTGA
- a CDS encoding Rieske (2Fe-2S) protein — MNGPVTTRRAAVVAGAAGLAAALTACGSDSGSDGGDGGEEADRGEELGATGEIPVGGGKIYTDQQVVVTQPAEGDFVAFSSICTHQGCPVAEVSGGSINCTCHGTRFDIADGSVLEGPATTPLPQEAITVEGGTILRG; from the coding sequence ATGAACGGTCCGGTGACCACGCGCAGAGCGGCGGTGGTGGCGGGTGCCGCGGGGCTCGCGGCGGCGCTGACCGCCTGCGGCTCCGACAGCGGCAGCGACGGCGGAGACGGTGGCGAGGAGGCTGACCGCGGCGAGGAGTTGGGCGCCACGGGCGAGATCCCCGTCGGCGGCGGGAAGATCTACACCGATCAGCAGGTGGTGGTGACCCAGCCGGCCGAGGGGGACTTCGTGGCCTTCTCCTCGATCTGCACCCACCAGGGCTGCCCGGTCGCCGAGGTGTCCGGTGGGTCCATCAACTGCACCTGCCACGGCACCCGGTTCGACATCGCCGACGGCAGCGTGCTGGAGGGCCCGGCCACCACCCCGCTGCCCCAGGAGGCCATCACGGTGGAGGGCGGGACCATCCTGCGCGGCTGA